A single Epinephelus fuscoguttatus linkage group LG13, E.fuscoguttatus.final_Chr_v1 DNA region contains:
- the si:ch211-214p13.3 gene encoding nectin-4 isoform X3, with protein sequence MWAATLRSPVICCVCLWICDKSADGGEAHLRLFGLKVIGGNITVVQGETAILPCKLVDTAEPLTQISWQKMTRGKPQNDNFYTILAKNGPQFVNGRDDRFAFVGNFNENDGSLELSNTTLMDEGTYTCIFTLFPSGNHKTEIPLNLLVPPVISLKDDPVTLGDEEVSLVTCTAAGSRPPAEVVWITGTLEESVRITTNYSSHANGTTTTVSSLFGIPTKKINGHSVQCVVTSAARLDKETLNFNIQVFFPPMGVNITEKSQGVFECLTEANPPSTFTWQRISQPMPQSAVKVEGATLQLLSMTSNLNGLYQCEASNPYGSEHSHLYVHVNSGKGACTACWTILIILLILIAFGAAAAWYYYKYSTFPSALTRMVEWIPRQRQQVPTDSDEPTQAVPLDAGEQQAAQEGSHPTPSQ encoded by the exons ATGTGGGCTGCGACTTTAAGATCGCCAgtaatatgttgtgtatgtttgtggaTTTGTGACAAATCTGCTGACGGAGGCGAAGCACATCTGCGGCTGTTCG GTCTCAAGGTGATTGGAGGAAACATCACCGTGGTGCAAGGGGAGACCGCCATCTTACCCTGCAAACTCGTCGACACAGCAGAGCCCTTGACTCAGATTTCATGGCAGAAGATGACCAGAGGAAAACCTCAGAATGACAATTTCTATACAATCTTGGCTAAAAACGGACCACAGTTTGTCAACGGACGTGACGATCGATTTGCATTTGTCGGGAACTTTAACGAAAACGATGGATCTCTGGAGTTATCCAACACCACACTGATGGATGAAGGCACCTACACATGCATCTTCACTTTGTTCCCCAGTGGCAATCACAAGACAGAGATACCTCTAAATTTGCTTG TGCCTCCGGTCATAAGCCTGAAGGATGATCCTGTTACTTTGGGTGATGAAGAGGTTTCCCTCGTTACCTGCACGGCTGCTGGTTCCAGGCCTCCTGCAGAGGTGGTGTGGATCACTGGTACCCTGGAAGAATCAGTGAGGATAACAACCAACTACAGCTCGCATGCCAACGGTACGACTACCACGGTCAGCTCGCTGTTTGGAATACCAACCAAAAAAATCAACGGTCACTCGGTCCAGTGTGTTGTCACCAGTGCAGCCAGGTTGGACAAAGAAACCCTCAACTTCAACATACAGGTCTTCT TTCCACCGATGGGAGTGAACATTACTGAGAAGTCTCAAGGCGTATTTGAATGTTTGACGGAAGCCAACCCACCCTCAACCTTTACATGGCAAAG aATCAGCCAGCCGATGCCTCAGTCTGCTGTCAAAGTAGAAGGCGCAACACTGCAGCTTCTAAGCATGACCTCCAACCTGAATGGCCTCTACCAGTGTGAAGCATCAAACCCTTATGGCAGTGAGCACAGTCACCTCTATGTGCATGTCAATTCGGGTAAGG GAGCCTGCACTGCTTGTTGGACCATTTTAATTATTCTGCTTATCCTGATTGCCTTTGGTGCCGCTGCAGCATGGTACTATTATAAATATAGTACATTTCCAAG TGCGTTAACCAGGATGGTAGAGTGGATACCTAGACAGAGGCAGCAGGTCCCAACAGACTCAGATGAACCTACTCAGGCAGTACCATTAGACGCAGGGGAACAACAAGCAGCACAAGAA GGATCTCACCCCACGCCATCCCAGTAA
- the si:ch211-214p13.3 gene encoding nectin-4 isoform X5: MDGSLRCAFNDTLWTQCFSRSSTMHLLVLILILSTVTEGLKVIGGNITVVQGETAILPCKLVDTAEPLTQISWQKMTRGKPQNDNFYTILAKNGPQFVNGRDDRFAFVGNFNENDGSLELSNTTLMDEGTYTCIFTLFPSGNHKTEIPLNLLVPPVISLKDDPVTLGDEEVSLVTCTAAGSRPPAEVVWITGTLEESVRITTNYSSHANGTTTTVSSLFGIPTKKINGHSVQCVVTSAARLDKETLNFNIQVFFPPMGVNITEKSQGVFECLTEANPPSTFTWQRISQPMPQSAVKVEGATLQLLSMTSNLNGLYQCEASNPYGSEHSHLYVHVNSEKDGNS, from the exons atggatggttctCTCCGTTGTGCATTTAACGATACGCTATGGACACAATGTTTCTCCAGGAGCTCCACTATGCATTTATTGGTGTTAATACTGATCCTGAGCACAGTTACAGAAG GTCTCAAGGTGATTGGAGGAAACATCACCGTGGTGCAAGGGGAGACCGCCATCTTACCCTGCAAACTCGTCGACACAGCAGAGCCCTTGACTCAGATTTCATGGCAGAAGATGACCAGAGGAAAACCTCAGAATGACAATTTCTATACAATCTTGGCTAAAAACGGACCACAGTTTGTCAACGGACGTGACGATCGATTTGCATTTGTCGGGAACTTTAACGAAAACGATGGATCTCTGGAGTTATCCAACACCACACTGATGGATGAAGGCACCTACACATGCATCTTCACTTTGTTCCCCAGTGGCAATCACAAGACAGAGATACCTCTAAATTTGCTTG TGCCTCCGGTCATAAGCCTGAAGGATGATCCTGTTACTTTGGGTGATGAAGAGGTTTCCCTCGTTACCTGCACGGCTGCTGGTTCCAGGCCTCCTGCAGAGGTGGTGTGGATCACTGGTACCCTGGAAGAATCAGTGAGGATAACAACCAACTACAGCTCGCATGCCAACGGTACGACTACCACGGTCAGCTCGCTGTTTGGAATACCAACCAAAAAAATCAACGGTCACTCGGTCCAGTGTGTTGTCACCAGTGCAGCCAGGTTGGACAAAGAAACCCTCAACTTCAACATACAGGTCTTCT TTCCACCGATGGGAGTGAACATTACTGAGAAGTCTCAAGGCGTATTTGAATGTTTGACGGAAGCCAACCCACCCTCAACCTTTACATGGCAAAG aATCAGCCAGCCGATGCCTCAGTCTGCTGTCAAAGTAGAAGGCGCAACACTGCAGCTTCTAAGCATGACCTCCAACCTGAATGGCCTCTACCAGTGTGAAGCATCAAACCCTTATGGCAGTGAGCACAGTCACCTCTATGTGCATGTCAATTCGG aaaaagatggcAACAGTTGA
- the si:ch211-214p13.3 gene encoding nectin-4 isoform X1, protein MDGSLRCAFNDTLWTQCFSRSSTMHLLVLILILSTVTEGLKVIGGNITVVQGETAILPCKLVDTAEPLTQISWQKMTRGKPQNDNFYTILAKNGPQFVNGRDDRFAFVGNFNENDGSLELSNTTLMDEGTYTCIFTLFPSGNHKTEIPLNLLVPPVISLKDDPVTLGDEEVSLVTCTAAGSRPPAEVVWITGTLEESVRITTNYSSHANGTTTTVSSLFGIPTKKINGHSVQCVVTSAARLDKETLNFNIQVFFPPMGVNITEKSQGVFECLTEANPPSTFTWQRISQPMPQSAVKVEGATLQLLSMTSNLNGLYQCEASNPYGSEHSHLYVHVNSGKGACTACWTILIILLILIAFGAAAAWYYYKYSTFPSALTRMVEWIPRQRQQVPTDSDEPTQAVPLDAGEQQAAQEGSHPTPSQ, encoded by the exons atggatggttctCTCCGTTGTGCATTTAACGATACGCTATGGACACAATGTTTCTCCAGGAGCTCCACTATGCATTTATTGGTGTTAATACTGATCCTGAGCACAGTTACAGAAG GTCTCAAGGTGATTGGAGGAAACATCACCGTGGTGCAAGGGGAGACCGCCATCTTACCCTGCAAACTCGTCGACACAGCAGAGCCCTTGACTCAGATTTCATGGCAGAAGATGACCAGAGGAAAACCTCAGAATGACAATTTCTATACAATCTTGGCTAAAAACGGACCACAGTTTGTCAACGGACGTGACGATCGATTTGCATTTGTCGGGAACTTTAACGAAAACGATGGATCTCTGGAGTTATCCAACACCACACTGATGGATGAAGGCACCTACACATGCATCTTCACTTTGTTCCCCAGTGGCAATCACAAGACAGAGATACCTCTAAATTTGCTTG TGCCTCCGGTCATAAGCCTGAAGGATGATCCTGTTACTTTGGGTGATGAAGAGGTTTCCCTCGTTACCTGCACGGCTGCTGGTTCCAGGCCTCCTGCAGAGGTGGTGTGGATCACTGGTACCCTGGAAGAATCAGTGAGGATAACAACCAACTACAGCTCGCATGCCAACGGTACGACTACCACGGTCAGCTCGCTGTTTGGAATACCAACCAAAAAAATCAACGGTCACTCGGTCCAGTGTGTTGTCACCAGTGCAGCCAGGTTGGACAAAGAAACCCTCAACTTCAACATACAGGTCTTCT TTCCACCGATGGGAGTGAACATTACTGAGAAGTCTCAAGGCGTATTTGAATGTTTGACGGAAGCCAACCCACCCTCAACCTTTACATGGCAAAG aATCAGCCAGCCGATGCCTCAGTCTGCTGTCAAAGTAGAAGGCGCAACACTGCAGCTTCTAAGCATGACCTCCAACCTGAATGGCCTCTACCAGTGTGAAGCATCAAACCCTTATGGCAGTGAGCACAGTCACCTCTATGTGCATGTCAATTCGGGTAAGG GAGCCTGCACTGCTTGTTGGACCATTTTAATTATTCTGCTTATCCTGATTGCCTTTGGTGCCGCTGCAGCATGGTACTATTATAAATATAGTACATTTCCAAG TGCGTTAACCAGGATGGTAGAGTGGATACCTAGACAGAGGCAGCAGGTCCCAACAGACTCAGATGAACCTACTCAGGCAGTACCATTAGACGCAGGGGAACAACAAGCAGCACAAGAA GGATCTCACCCCACGCCATCCCAGTAA
- the si:ch211-214p13.3 gene encoding nectin-4 isoform X4 — protein sequence MDGSLRCAFNDTLWTQCFSRSSTMHLLVLILILSTVTEGLKVIGGNITVVQGETAILPCKLVDTAEPLTQISWQKMTRGKPQNDNFYTILAKNGPQFVNGRDDRFAFVGNFNENDGSLELSNTTLMDEGTYTCIFTLFPSGNHKTEIPLNLLVPPVISLKDDPVTLGDEEVSLVTCTAAGSRPPAEVVWITGTLEESVRITTNYSSHANGTTTTVSSLFGIPTKKINGHSVQCVVTSAARLDKETLNFNIQVFFPPMGVNITEKSQGVFECLTEANPPSTFTWQRISQPMPQSAVKVEGATLQLLSMTSNLNGLYQCEASNPYGSEHSHLYVHVNSGKEKDGNS from the exons atggatggttctCTCCGTTGTGCATTTAACGATACGCTATGGACACAATGTTTCTCCAGGAGCTCCACTATGCATTTATTGGTGTTAATACTGATCCTGAGCACAGTTACAGAAG GTCTCAAGGTGATTGGAGGAAACATCACCGTGGTGCAAGGGGAGACCGCCATCTTACCCTGCAAACTCGTCGACACAGCAGAGCCCTTGACTCAGATTTCATGGCAGAAGATGACCAGAGGAAAACCTCAGAATGACAATTTCTATACAATCTTGGCTAAAAACGGACCACAGTTTGTCAACGGACGTGACGATCGATTTGCATTTGTCGGGAACTTTAACGAAAACGATGGATCTCTGGAGTTATCCAACACCACACTGATGGATGAAGGCACCTACACATGCATCTTCACTTTGTTCCCCAGTGGCAATCACAAGACAGAGATACCTCTAAATTTGCTTG TGCCTCCGGTCATAAGCCTGAAGGATGATCCTGTTACTTTGGGTGATGAAGAGGTTTCCCTCGTTACCTGCACGGCTGCTGGTTCCAGGCCTCCTGCAGAGGTGGTGTGGATCACTGGTACCCTGGAAGAATCAGTGAGGATAACAACCAACTACAGCTCGCATGCCAACGGTACGACTACCACGGTCAGCTCGCTGTTTGGAATACCAACCAAAAAAATCAACGGTCACTCGGTCCAGTGTGTTGTCACCAGTGCAGCCAGGTTGGACAAAGAAACCCTCAACTTCAACATACAGGTCTTCT TTCCACCGATGGGAGTGAACATTACTGAGAAGTCTCAAGGCGTATTTGAATGTTTGACGGAAGCCAACCCACCCTCAACCTTTACATGGCAAAG aATCAGCCAGCCGATGCCTCAGTCTGCTGTCAAAGTAGAAGGCGCAACACTGCAGCTTCTAAGCATGACCTCCAACCTGAATGGCCTCTACCAGTGTGAAGCATCAAACCCTTATGGCAGTGAGCACAGTCACCTCTATGTGCATGTCAATTCGGGTAAGG aaaaagatggcAACAGTTGA
- the si:ch211-214p13.3 gene encoding nectin-4 isoform X2, whose protein sequence is MDGSLRCAFNDTLWTQCFSRSSTMHLLVLILILSTVTEGLKVIGGNITVVQGETAILPCKLVDTAEPLTQISWQKMTRGKPQNDNFYTILAKNGPQFVNGRDDRFAFVGNFNENDGSLELSNTTLMDEGTYTCIFTLFPSGNHKTEIPLNLLVPPVISLKDDPVTLGDEEVSLVTCTAAGSRPPAEVVWITGTLEESVRITTNYSSHANGTTTTVSSLFGIPTKKINGHSVQCVVTSAARLDKETLNFNIQVFFPPMGVNITEKSQGVFECLTEANPPSTFTWQRISQPMPQSAVKVEGATLQLLSMTSNLNGLYQCEASNPYGSEHSHLYVHVNSGACTACWTILIILLILIAFGAAAAWYYYKYSTFPSALTRMVEWIPRQRQQVPTDSDEPTQAVPLDAGEQQAAQEGSHPTPSQ, encoded by the exons atggatggttctCTCCGTTGTGCATTTAACGATACGCTATGGACACAATGTTTCTCCAGGAGCTCCACTATGCATTTATTGGTGTTAATACTGATCCTGAGCACAGTTACAGAAG GTCTCAAGGTGATTGGAGGAAACATCACCGTGGTGCAAGGGGAGACCGCCATCTTACCCTGCAAACTCGTCGACACAGCAGAGCCCTTGACTCAGATTTCATGGCAGAAGATGACCAGAGGAAAACCTCAGAATGACAATTTCTATACAATCTTGGCTAAAAACGGACCACAGTTTGTCAACGGACGTGACGATCGATTTGCATTTGTCGGGAACTTTAACGAAAACGATGGATCTCTGGAGTTATCCAACACCACACTGATGGATGAAGGCACCTACACATGCATCTTCACTTTGTTCCCCAGTGGCAATCACAAGACAGAGATACCTCTAAATTTGCTTG TGCCTCCGGTCATAAGCCTGAAGGATGATCCTGTTACTTTGGGTGATGAAGAGGTTTCCCTCGTTACCTGCACGGCTGCTGGTTCCAGGCCTCCTGCAGAGGTGGTGTGGATCACTGGTACCCTGGAAGAATCAGTGAGGATAACAACCAACTACAGCTCGCATGCCAACGGTACGACTACCACGGTCAGCTCGCTGTTTGGAATACCAACCAAAAAAATCAACGGTCACTCGGTCCAGTGTGTTGTCACCAGTGCAGCCAGGTTGGACAAAGAAACCCTCAACTTCAACATACAGGTCTTCT TTCCACCGATGGGAGTGAACATTACTGAGAAGTCTCAAGGCGTATTTGAATGTTTGACGGAAGCCAACCCACCCTCAACCTTTACATGGCAAAG aATCAGCCAGCCGATGCCTCAGTCTGCTGTCAAAGTAGAAGGCGCAACACTGCAGCTTCTAAGCATGACCTCCAACCTGAATGGCCTCTACCAGTGTGAAGCATCAAACCCTTATGGCAGTGAGCACAGTCACCTCTATGTGCATGTCAATTCGG GAGCCTGCACTGCTTGTTGGACCATTTTAATTATTCTGCTTATCCTGATTGCCTTTGGTGCCGCTGCAGCATGGTACTATTATAAATATAGTACATTTCCAAG TGCGTTAACCAGGATGGTAGAGTGGATACCTAGACAGAGGCAGCAGGTCCCAACAGACTCAGATGAACCTACTCAGGCAGTACCATTAGACGCAGGGGAACAACAAGCAGCACAAGAA GGATCTCACCCCACGCCATCCCAGTAA